In Megalopta genalis isolate 19385.01 chromosome 7, iyMegGena1_principal, whole genome shotgun sequence, a single window of DNA contains:
- the thw gene encoding chitin-binding domain protein thawb isoform X1 → MNTNLSTMAYFEIVIFLCSVISFVPSCCKTESENSNKRASLPKFLTELDLSSVEGSSESSESFRKIVKRLAPEKNGEYQVYQVFFGNPDLLKEWLKGAGVTGQPGVDFPALTTIPATSFSCRGLKGGYYADLETNCQVFHICDNGRKISFLCPNGTIFQQSQLICDWWFKVDCSKSAELYEQSSEQLLEEERRRAESRKTKLEYQQSIEAGGQQDYFDVQNLSYDGKQNGRIKTYEEPPLENQMQERIKTSRFFDGGNNFGQENGQRDNNQFVGNGGFQNGQVPSTKPPLNQFTRNTDEGNVNKFSTTSQDYYSTPKKAQNYHATSRNSNNQEKGALKRLKFKSQTRNSTASTLAQRVTPSYTESTTFRASSPSSIKESQQFAESAAFVGNRGNRFVDTNGNSHQYYYQLYVNRETTARNAEYESTTVTTERNDATTQRNDFSFTDATSTPYYETTTPYFTTTVSPPCNDETTTEGATTNPPATTETLQFADSSYDFGGNFKNSESRSTFSDPNYYSNADNRNSNGRTDASNEGSYAPSTTRSQAVTDSYRQNTVTSNYDSQTFTASSFPPAASSPSRGVNFGRGTEGPTTRYDNQYSRSPNKNPSTASPGYRQNFISSSTEKPYRTTPTYQQNIVTEKDLSPYDRSFTYKQGKVMSTLGPYVPFTRNYASSGASTTKPTPYTPTIPTYTSAKTLIPKLKYPAPTSLSKLKSTRFSEREHALSMLHSLKNLENNVPGLTESPKAIEKVSNRSGAPAPSTLHSLALYFSTATENFDSNEPTDSSISAESEEDAEKIVSKKSNGTVQVPSTLLTQHTIDSYSDLFKLNDAFENNVTTEDHLDNSSYGEDYNEDLELQQSGGSLDDLRRSNSTRLREIAQVFTHALSAYLLDPDTFKRVLTEIRPTEPPRTTLDFDQFKTTTDSDLSDYTSSIREKDEVLDFSDDGNDIRQKLTTVYPTTFEPPTTVPDNVYDILSTQPSSYYTTPRPSSQETYEPSTNFVTNSVTNDYYETSVPPTESTVTAEQGSTVYTSGSSGFYNREKETRDSDRTQVTDNYVCTECTGDVQNQNKVGGFQNNSVSIVTEPYREAKSLVTTPISDNFVVSPTPSPPSSLTHMVTHNWNKRPTSRKPEQQLTPPFYESYAEVVRKENERAALNPESYSSTPMSVQHVRATTSGFSTNNYETPDDHSFRSHLHKSEQGLPFPTSRTSYTKFRTAYNSIESTERLTSTPRSTTEVTTPTTIVETTPCTHTESQTDSFETTEPKENTKALNNDHWTSSPAVTHLWETSVFVDPQRINHGLESDIGTTVPSVTDIVAGSQESSEYGNTFLRDESGSTEESSSNETDQPPAPQRHSRNKDTPTSFSLLPTTSAIEITMTPKPLITTRSSITTTITSSITSTNSLPQETLVTSLLPYTTIPNANTTENEIAENLFGKLNATSSNTLMRVMKQADNNETVRQLVLLLVRHCKDPVNKTMQGEKDELLNALLRLPVNEFASEESRNIVAGINQLSVAPKATARSRSATVSSRSTTSPRIVTASPRSVTTSPMATEPVVTTYRSRKSRKFRTTTENSANLIRRSEKLPTSEAINSLQEDQTSASDSRALELLRSLYTIATKWG, encoded by the exons TCAGAGAACAGCAACAAAAGGGCGAGTTTGCCGAAGTTCCTAACCGAGTTGGATCTCTCGAGCGTGGAAGGATCGTCGGAGAGCAGCGAGTCGTTCAGAAAAATCGTGAAAAGACTGGCGCCGGAGAAGAATGGCGAGTACCAAGTTTACCAAG TCTTCTTCGGCAACCCGGATCTTCTCAAGGAATGGCTCAAAGGAGCgg GCGTGACAGGGCAACCTGGGGTCGACTTCCCAGCTCTCACGACGATTCCCGCCACTTCGTTCAGCTGTCGCGGTCTGAAAGGTGGTTACTACGCGGATCTGGAGACAAATTGTCAA GTGTTCCACATCTGCGACAACGGGCGGAAGATATCGTTCCTCTGCCCGAACGGCACCATCTTCCAGCAGTCGCAGCTGATTTGCGATTGGTGGTTCAAGGTGGACTGCAGCAAGTCCGCAGAGTTGTATGAACAAAGTAGCGAGCAGTTGCTCGAGGAGGAACGAAGGCGAGCAGAATCAAGGAAAACGAAATTGGAGTACCAGCAATCGATCGAGGCCGGTGGCCAGCAGGATTACTTCGACGTCCAGAACCTCAGCTATGACGGGAAGCAGAACGGCCGGATAAAGACGTACGAGGAGCCGCCCCTGGAGAACCAGATGCAGGAAAGGATAAAGACGTCCAGGTTTTTCGACGGTGGCAACAACTTCGGCCAAGAAAACGGCCAGAGGGACAACAACCAGTTCGTCGGGAACGGTGGGTTCCAAAACGGCCAGGTCCCCAGCACGAAGCCGCCTTTGAACCAGTTCACCAGGAACACCGACGAAGGGAACGTGAACAAATTCTCGACGACCAGTCAGGACTATTACAGCACCCCCAAGAAGGCACAGAATTATCACGCGACCAGCCGGAACTCGAATAACCAGGAGAAAGGGGCGCTGAAAAGGTTGAAGTTCAAAAGTCAGACTCGGAATAGTACCGCGTCTACTCTCGCTCAGAGAGTCACCCCGTCTTACACAGAGTCAACAACCTTCAGAGCCAGCAGCCCGAGCTCGATCAAGGAATCGCAGCAATTCGCGGAGAGCGCCGCTTTCGTTGGTAATCGCGGCAACAGGTTCGTCGACACCAATGGGAACTCGCATCAGTATTACTACCAGCTGTACGTCAATCGTGAGACCACCGCCAGAAACGCGGAGTACGAATCCACCACAGTCACGACCGAAAGAAACGATGCGACCACGCAGAGGAACGACTTCTCATTCACAGACGCAACGTCGACCCCTTACTATGAAACGACGACGCCATATTTCACGACCACCGTGTCGCCGCCTTGCAACGACGAGACCACCACGGAAGGTGCGACGACCAATCCTCCGGCCACCACGGAGACCCTGCAGTTCGCCGACAGTAGCTACGACTTCGGGGGCAACTTCAAGAACTCGGAGTCGAGGAGCACCTTCTCCGATCCTAATTATTACAGCAACGCCGACAACAGGAACTCGAATGGTCGAACAGACGCGAGCAACGAGGGCTCGTACGCTCCCTCGACGACCCGGTCCCAGGCAGTCACGGATAGCTACCGTCAGAATACTGTCACGTCCAACTATGACAGCCAGACGTTCACCGCGAGCAGTTTTCCGCCAGCCGCCAGCTCGCCGTCCCGCGGCGTCAATTTTGGACGAGGCACGGAGGGGCCGACGACGCGTTACGACAATCAATATAGCAGGTCGCCGAACAAAAACCCGTCCACAGCTTCGCCAGGCTATCGACAAAACTTCATCAGCTCGAGCACCGAGAAACCATATAGAACCACTCCAACCTACCAACAGAACATCGTCACGGAGAAGGACTTGAGTCCCTACGACAGGAGCTTCACGTACAAGCAAGGAAAGGTGATGTCCACTTTGGGCCCGTACGTGCCCTTCACCAGGAACTATGCCAGCAGCGGCGCATCCACGACGAAGCCCACACCGTACACACCTACGATACCCACTTATACCTCGGCGAAGACTCTGATTCCCAAACTGAAGTATCCCGCGCCAACCTCTTTGAGCAAACTTAAGTCGACCCGTTTCTCCGAGAGGGAGCACGCGCTGAGTATGCTTCACTCGTTGAAGAACCTGGAGAACAATGTGCCTGGCCTCACCGAGTCCCCTAAGGCGATCGAAAAAGTCTCTAACAGGTCTGGAGCACCCGCGCCGTCCACTTTGCACTCGTTGGCTTTGTACTTCTCCACGGCTACAGAGAACTTCGACTCCAACGAGCCTACCGACTCTTCGATCAGCGCGGAGTCCGAAGAGGACGCCGAAAAGATAGTTTCGAAGAAGAGCAACGGGACTGTGCAGGTGCCCAGCACCCTTTTGACACAGCACACTATTGATTCCTACTCCGATTTGTTCAAATTGAACGATGCTTTCGAGAACAATGTGACAACGGAGGATCACTTGGACAACTCCAGCTACGGCGAGGATTACAACGAAGACCTGGAGCTGCAGCAGAGCGGAGGGTCCCTGGATGATCTCAGGAGGTCGAATAGCACCAGGCTTCGGGAGATCGCGCAGGTCTTCACGCACGCTTTGTCCGCTTACCTCCTCGATCCGGACACCTTCAAGAGAGTGCTCACCGAGATCAGGCCCACAGAGCCGCCGAGGACGACGCTTGACTTTGACCAATTTAAGACCACGACGGACTCGGATCTGTCGGATTACACGTCGTCTATCAGAGAGAAGGACGAGGTCCTCGACTTCTCCGACGACGGGAACGACATCAGGCAGAAGCTGACCACCGTGTACCCCACCACCTTCGAACCACCCACAACTGTTCCGGATAACGTCTACGATATCTTGAGCACTCAGCCGAGCTCTTATTACACTACTCCCAGACCGTCCAGCCAAGAGACTTACGAACCGAGTACCAACTTCGTTACAAACTCGGTGACGAATGATTATTACGAGACCTCTGTACCTCCGACAGAGAGTACCGTAACCGCAGAGCAAGGTAGTACGGTGTACACGAGCGGTTCAAGCGGATTTTATAATCGCGAGAAAGAAACGAGGGACAGTGACAGAACACAGGTGACGGACAATTACGTTTGCACGGAGTGTACGGGCGACGTTCAGAATCAGAATAAAGTTGGTGGTTTTCAGAATAACAGCGTCAGCATCGTCACAGAGCCCTACAGGGAGGCAAAGTCGCTCGTTACGACTCCCATAAGCGATAACTTCGTTGTTTCGCCGACTCCCTCGCCGCCGTCTTCGCTGACACACATGGTTACGCACAATTGGAACAAAAGGCCCACCAGCAGGAAACCGGAACAACAGTTGACACCACCGTTTTACGAAAGTTACGCGGAAGTCGTTCgaaaagagaacgagagagcagCTCTGAACCCTGAGAGCTATTCGAGCACCCCTATGTCCGTTCAGCATGTCCGCGCCACGACTTCCGGCTTTTCAACGAACAATTATGAAACTCCCGACGATCACTCATTCAGATCACACTTGCATAAATCGGAGCAAGGACTTCCGTTCCCAACGTCACGGACCAGCTACACGAAGTTCAGGACAGCGTATAACAGCATCGAGTCGACCGAAAGGCTAACGTCGACGCCTAGATCAACGACGGAAGTGACGACCCCGACGACCATCGTAGAGACCACACCTTGCACTCATACCGAGTCGCAGACCGACTCGTTCGAGACTACAGAGCCGAAAGAGAACACGAAGGCTCTGAACAACGATCATTGGACCTCTTCTCCAGCGGTTACTCATCTCTGGGAGACCTCGGTCTTCGTAGACCCTCAGCGCATCAATCACGGTTTGGAGTCAGATATCGGCACAACGGTGCCCTCGGTCACGGACATCGTGGCTGGAAGTCAGGAAAGTTCGGAGTATGGTAATACGTTCTTGCGGGACGAGTCAGGCAGCACCGAAGAGTCTTCTAGCAACGAGACCGACCAGCCACCAGCCCCGCAAAGACACTCGAGGAACAAAGACACGCCTACGAGCTTCTCTCTGCTCCCCACGACCTCCGCTATTGAGATCACGATGACTCCGAAGCCTTTGATCACAACACGATCTAGTATCACCACGACAATAACGTCGTCGATCACGTCCACCAATTCTCTGCCTCAAGAGACCTTGGTGACATCGTTGCTGCCGTACACGACGATACCAAACGCGAACACCACCGAGAACGAGATCGCTGAGAACCTCTTCGGCAAGTTGAATGCTACCAGCAGTAACACTCTGATGAGAGTCATGAAGCAAGCGGACAACAACGAGACTGTTAGGCAGCTGGTCTTATTGCTTGTACGCCATTGCAAGGATCCGGTGAACAAGACCATGCAGGGAGAGAAGGATGAACTGTTGAATGCGTTGCTGAGATTGCCAGTGAACGAGTTCGCTTCCGAAGAGTCTAGAAACATCGTAGCTGGCATCAATCAGCTGAGCGTGGCTCCCAAAGCGACCGCCAGGTCCAGGAGCGCCACTGTAAGCTCGAGAAGTACCACCAGCCCCAGAATTGTTACTGCTAGCCCCAGAAGTGTCACCACCAGCCCGATGGCCACCGAGCCTGTTGTCACCACCTACAGAAGCAGAAAGAGCCGGAAGTTCAGGACGACCACAGAGAACTCGGCGAATCTGATTCGGCGATCGGAGAAACTCCCGACCTCGGAAGCTATTAATTCGCTCCAGGAGGATCAGACCTCTGCATCCGACAGCAGGGCGCTGGAACTTCTCAGATCTTTGTACACGATAGCTACGAAATGGGGGTGA
- the thw gene encoding chitin-binding domain protein thawb isoform X2: MNTNLSTMAYFEIVIFLCSVISFVPSCCKTESENSNKRASLPKFLTELDLSSVEGSSESSESFRKIVKRLAPEKNGVTGQPGVDFPALTTIPATSFSCRGLKGGYYADLETNCQVFHICDNGRKISFLCPNGTIFQQSQLICDWWFKVDCSKSAELYEQSSEQLLEEERRRAESRKTKLEYQQSIEAGGQQDYFDVQNLSYDGKQNGRIKTYEEPPLENQMQERIKTSRFFDGGNNFGQENGQRDNNQFVGNGGFQNGQVPSTKPPLNQFTRNTDEGNVNKFSTTSQDYYSTPKKAQNYHATSRNSNNQEKGALKRLKFKSQTRNSTASTLAQRVTPSYTESTTFRASSPSSIKESQQFAESAAFVGNRGNRFVDTNGNSHQYYYQLYVNRETTARNAEYESTTVTTERNDATTQRNDFSFTDATSTPYYETTTPYFTTTVSPPCNDETTTEGATTNPPATTETLQFADSSYDFGGNFKNSESRSTFSDPNYYSNADNRNSNGRTDASNEGSYAPSTTRSQAVTDSYRQNTVTSNYDSQTFTASSFPPAASSPSRGVNFGRGTEGPTTRYDNQYSRSPNKNPSTASPGYRQNFISSSTEKPYRTTPTYQQNIVTEKDLSPYDRSFTYKQGKVMSTLGPYVPFTRNYASSGASTTKPTPYTPTIPTYTSAKTLIPKLKYPAPTSLSKLKSTRFSEREHALSMLHSLKNLENNVPGLTESPKAIEKVSNRSGAPAPSTLHSLALYFSTATENFDSNEPTDSSISAESEEDAEKIVSKKSNGTVQVPSTLLTQHTIDSYSDLFKLNDAFENNVTTEDHLDNSSYGEDYNEDLELQQSGGSLDDLRRSNSTRLREIAQVFTHALSAYLLDPDTFKRVLTEIRPTEPPRTTLDFDQFKTTTDSDLSDYTSSIREKDEVLDFSDDGNDIRQKLTTVYPTTFEPPTTVPDNVYDILSTQPSSYYTTPRPSSQETYEPSTNFVTNSVTNDYYETSVPPTESTVTAEQGSTVYTSGSSGFYNREKETRDSDRTQVTDNYVCTECTGDVQNQNKVGGFQNNSVSIVTEPYREAKSLVTTPISDNFVVSPTPSPPSSLTHMVTHNWNKRPTSRKPEQQLTPPFYESYAEVVRKENERAALNPESYSSTPMSVQHVRATTSGFSTNNYETPDDHSFRSHLHKSEQGLPFPTSRTSYTKFRTAYNSIESTERLTSTPRSTTEVTTPTTIVETTPCTHTESQTDSFETTEPKENTKALNNDHWTSSPAVTHLWETSVFVDPQRINHGLESDIGTTVPSVTDIVAGSQESSEYGNTFLRDESGSTEESSSNETDQPPAPQRHSRNKDTPTSFSLLPTTSAIEITMTPKPLITTRSSITTTITSSITSTNSLPQETLVTSLLPYTTIPNANTTENEIAENLFGKLNATSSNTLMRVMKQADNNETVRQLVLLLVRHCKDPVNKTMQGEKDELLNALLRLPVNEFASEESRNIVAGINQLSVAPKATARSRSATVSSRSTTSPRIVTASPRSVTTSPMATEPVVTTYRSRKSRKFRTTTENSANLIRRSEKLPTSEAINSLQEDQTSASDSRALELLRSLYTIATKWG; this comes from the exons TCAGAGAACAGCAACAAAAGGGCGAGTTTGCCGAAGTTCCTAACCGAGTTGGATCTCTCGAGCGTGGAAGGATCGTCGGAGAGCAGCGAGTCGTTCAGAAAAATCGTGAAAAGACTGGCGCCGGAGAAGAATG GCGTGACAGGGCAACCTGGGGTCGACTTCCCAGCTCTCACGACGATTCCCGCCACTTCGTTCAGCTGTCGCGGTCTGAAAGGTGGTTACTACGCGGATCTGGAGACAAATTGTCAA GTGTTCCACATCTGCGACAACGGGCGGAAGATATCGTTCCTCTGCCCGAACGGCACCATCTTCCAGCAGTCGCAGCTGATTTGCGATTGGTGGTTCAAGGTGGACTGCAGCAAGTCCGCAGAGTTGTATGAACAAAGTAGCGAGCAGTTGCTCGAGGAGGAACGAAGGCGAGCAGAATCAAGGAAAACGAAATTGGAGTACCAGCAATCGATCGAGGCCGGTGGCCAGCAGGATTACTTCGACGTCCAGAACCTCAGCTATGACGGGAAGCAGAACGGCCGGATAAAGACGTACGAGGAGCCGCCCCTGGAGAACCAGATGCAGGAAAGGATAAAGACGTCCAGGTTTTTCGACGGTGGCAACAACTTCGGCCAAGAAAACGGCCAGAGGGACAACAACCAGTTCGTCGGGAACGGTGGGTTCCAAAACGGCCAGGTCCCCAGCACGAAGCCGCCTTTGAACCAGTTCACCAGGAACACCGACGAAGGGAACGTGAACAAATTCTCGACGACCAGTCAGGACTATTACAGCACCCCCAAGAAGGCACAGAATTATCACGCGACCAGCCGGAACTCGAATAACCAGGAGAAAGGGGCGCTGAAAAGGTTGAAGTTCAAAAGTCAGACTCGGAATAGTACCGCGTCTACTCTCGCTCAGAGAGTCACCCCGTCTTACACAGAGTCAACAACCTTCAGAGCCAGCAGCCCGAGCTCGATCAAGGAATCGCAGCAATTCGCGGAGAGCGCCGCTTTCGTTGGTAATCGCGGCAACAGGTTCGTCGACACCAATGGGAACTCGCATCAGTATTACTACCAGCTGTACGTCAATCGTGAGACCACCGCCAGAAACGCGGAGTACGAATCCACCACAGTCACGACCGAAAGAAACGATGCGACCACGCAGAGGAACGACTTCTCATTCACAGACGCAACGTCGACCCCTTACTATGAAACGACGACGCCATATTTCACGACCACCGTGTCGCCGCCTTGCAACGACGAGACCACCACGGAAGGTGCGACGACCAATCCTCCGGCCACCACGGAGACCCTGCAGTTCGCCGACAGTAGCTACGACTTCGGGGGCAACTTCAAGAACTCGGAGTCGAGGAGCACCTTCTCCGATCCTAATTATTACAGCAACGCCGACAACAGGAACTCGAATGGTCGAACAGACGCGAGCAACGAGGGCTCGTACGCTCCCTCGACGACCCGGTCCCAGGCAGTCACGGATAGCTACCGTCAGAATACTGTCACGTCCAACTATGACAGCCAGACGTTCACCGCGAGCAGTTTTCCGCCAGCCGCCAGCTCGCCGTCCCGCGGCGTCAATTTTGGACGAGGCACGGAGGGGCCGACGACGCGTTACGACAATCAATATAGCAGGTCGCCGAACAAAAACCCGTCCACAGCTTCGCCAGGCTATCGACAAAACTTCATCAGCTCGAGCACCGAGAAACCATATAGAACCACTCCAACCTACCAACAGAACATCGTCACGGAGAAGGACTTGAGTCCCTACGACAGGAGCTTCACGTACAAGCAAGGAAAGGTGATGTCCACTTTGGGCCCGTACGTGCCCTTCACCAGGAACTATGCCAGCAGCGGCGCATCCACGACGAAGCCCACACCGTACACACCTACGATACCCACTTATACCTCGGCGAAGACTCTGATTCCCAAACTGAAGTATCCCGCGCCAACCTCTTTGAGCAAACTTAAGTCGACCCGTTTCTCCGAGAGGGAGCACGCGCTGAGTATGCTTCACTCGTTGAAGAACCTGGAGAACAATGTGCCTGGCCTCACCGAGTCCCCTAAGGCGATCGAAAAAGTCTCTAACAGGTCTGGAGCACCCGCGCCGTCCACTTTGCACTCGTTGGCTTTGTACTTCTCCACGGCTACAGAGAACTTCGACTCCAACGAGCCTACCGACTCTTCGATCAGCGCGGAGTCCGAAGAGGACGCCGAAAAGATAGTTTCGAAGAAGAGCAACGGGACTGTGCAGGTGCCCAGCACCCTTTTGACACAGCACACTATTGATTCCTACTCCGATTTGTTCAAATTGAACGATGCTTTCGAGAACAATGTGACAACGGAGGATCACTTGGACAACTCCAGCTACGGCGAGGATTACAACGAAGACCTGGAGCTGCAGCAGAGCGGAGGGTCCCTGGATGATCTCAGGAGGTCGAATAGCACCAGGCTTCGGGAGATCGCGCAGGTCTTCACGCACGCTTTGTCCGCTTACCTCCTCGATCCGGACACCTTCAAGAGAGTGCTCACCGAGATCAGGCCCACAGAGCCGCCGAGGACGACGCTTGACTTTGACCAATTTAAGACCACGACGGACTCGGATCTGTCGGATTACACGTCGTCTATCAGAGAGAAGGACGAGGTCCTCGACTTCTCCGACGACGGGAACGACATCAGGCAGAAGCTGACCACCGTGTACCCCACCACCTTCGAACCACCCACAACTGTTCCGGATAACGTCTACGATATCTTGAGCACTCAGCCGAGCTCTTATTACACTACTCCCAGACCGTCCAGCCAAGAGACTTACGAACCGAGTACCAACTTCGTTACAAACTCGGTGACGAATGATTATTACGAGACCTCTGTACCTCCGACAGAGAGTACCGTAACCGCAGAGCAAGGTAGTACGGTGTACACGAGCGGTTCAAGCGGATTTTATAATCGCGAGAAAGAAACGAGGGACAGTGACAGAACACAGGTGACGGACAATTACGTTTGCACGGAGTGTACGGGCGACGTTCAGAATCAGAATAAAGTTGGTGGTTTTCAGAATAACAGCGTCAGCATCGTCACAGAGCCCTACAGGGAGGCAAAGTCGCTCGTTACGACTCCCATAAGCGATAACTTCGTTGTTTCGCCGACTCCCTCGCCGCCGTCTTCGCTGACACACATGGTTACGCACAATTGGAACAAAAGGCCCACCAGCAGGAAACCGGAACAACAGTTGACACCACCGTTTTACGAAAGTTACGCGGAAGTCGTTCgaaaagagaacgagagagcagCTCTGAACCCTGAGAGCTATTCGAGCACCCCTATGTCCGTTCAGCATGTCCGCGCCACGACTTCCGGCTTTTCAACGAACAATTATGAAACTCCCGACGATCACTCATTCAGATCACACTTGCATAAATCGGAGCAAGGACTTCCGTTCCCAACGTCACGGACCAGCTACACGAAGTTCAGGACAGCGTATAACAGCATCGAGTCGACCGAAAGGCTAACGTCGACGCCTAGATCAACGACGGAAGTGACGACCCCGACGACCATCGTAGAGACCACACCTTGCACTCATACCGAGTCGCAGACCGACTCGTTCGAGACTACAGAGCCGAAAGAGAACACGAAGGCTCTGAACAACGATCATTGGACCTCTTCTCCAGCGGTTACTCATCTCTGGGAGACCTCGGTCTTCGTAGACCCTCAGCGCATCAATCACGGTTTGGAGTCAGATATCGGCACAACGGTGCCCTCGGTCACGGACATCGTGGCTGGAAGTCAGGAAAGTTCGGAGTATGGTAATACGTTCTTGCGGGACGAGTCAGGCAGCACCGAAGAGTCTTCTAGCAACGAGACCGACCAGCCACCAGCCCCGCAAAGACACTCGAGGAACAAAGACACGCCTACGAGCTTCTCTCTGCTCCCCACGACCTCCGCTATTGAGATCACGATGACTCCGAAGCCTTTGATCACAACACGATCTAGTATCACCACGACAATAACGTCGTCGATCACGTCCACCAATTCTCTGCCTCAAGAGACCTTGGTGACATCGTTGCTGCCGTACACGACGATACCAAACGCGAACACCACCGAGAACGAGATCGCTGAGAACCTCTTCGGCAAGTTGAATGCTACCAGCAGTAACACTCTGATGAGAGTCATGAAGCAAGCGGACAACAACGAGACTGTTAGGCAGCTGGTCTTATTGCTTGTACGCCATTGCAAGGATCCGGTGAACAAGACCATGCAGGGAGAGAAGGATGAACTGTTGAATGCGTTGCTGAGATTGCCAGTGAACGAGTTCGCTTCCGAAGAGTCTAGAAACATCGTAGCTGGCATCAATCAGCTGAGCGTGGCTCCCAAAGCGACCGCCAGGTCCAGGAGCGCCACTGTAAGCTCGAGAAGTACCACCAGCCCCAGAATTGTTACTGCTAGCCCCAGAAGTGTCACCACCAGCCCGATGGCCACCGAGCCTGTTGTCACCACCTACAGAAGCAGAAAGAGCCGGAAGTTCAGGACGACCACAGAGAACTCGGCGAATCTGATTCGGCGATCGGAGAAACTCCCGACCTCGGAAGCTATTAATTCGCTCCAGGAGGATCAGACCTCTGCATCCGACAGCAGGGCGCTGGAACTTCTCAGATCTTTGTACACGATAGCTACGAAATGGGGGTGA